One genomic region from Anopheles bellator chromosome 2, idAnoBellAS_SP24_06.2, whole genome shotgun sequence encodes:
- the LOC131210883 gene encoding uncharacterized protein LOC131210883, whose translation MKRIAELDYKTVSSIKGTRTRNKRKCKRKKNARAAKRFCCVSTPELQSAKDHRSAEESGAAAIDPPQASGSVSAQKRSFTRCATPAAPSHVQLKNAQNVWIRAYQRIVKWHSKHQMNYWKLCAQQLKAENARLRRQAAAPATRRYVGPDATSGSEEEYPDKDDPYGDTEDESADDWNAIEANGRTADGRSIDEPEWDEEFLAFMEVSARHRLEHSRLKNESVH comes from the exons ATGAAACGCATCGCCGAGCTCGACTATAAAACCGTGTCCAGCATCAAAGGGACTCGTACGCGCAACAAACGAAAGTGCAAACGCAAAAAGAATGCACGCGCAGCGAAACGCTTCTGCTGCGTATCGACACCGGAACTCCAGAGTGCGAAAGATCACCGGAGTGCTGAAGAATCTGGGGCCGCGGCGATTGATCCTCCACAGGCATCAGGTTCCGTGTCGGCGCAAAAACGCAGCTTCACGCGTTGTGCCACTCCCGCAGCACCTTCACACGTGCAACTGAAGAACGCACAGAACGTGTGGATCCGGGCATACCAGCGGATAGTGAAGTGGCACAGCAAGCACCAGATGAACTACTGGAAGTTGTGCGCCCAGCAGTTAAAAGCGGAGAATGCCCGCCTCAGGCGCCAGGCAGCCGCACCGGCCACCCGCCGTTACGTAGGTCCGGACGCAACGAGCGGTTCGGAGGAAGAGTATCCCGACAAGGACGATCCGTACGGCGATACGGAAGACGAAAGTGCAGACGATTGGAACG CCATCGAAGCAAATGGACGGACGGCGGACGGACGATCGATAGACGAACCCGAATGGGACGAAGAGTTTCTCGCCTTCATGGAGGTGtcggcccggcaccggctcgaGCATAGTCGACTGAAAAACGAAAGTGTTCACTAA